In one window of Frigoriglobus tundricola DNA:
- a CDS encoding HEAT repeat domain-containing protein yields MRRLFATVGALGMAAGGVFGEPDSAPAPAPASVSAGSPAELVPRLGADDFRTREAAVAALERSGAAAIPALREAMKSDDPEVRLRAATILHKLQRTADSAAKLTPAKITLAYKNVPLGTAVSDLKTRTGLNLSFDLTQIADPLRKITCVTGELSTWEALDAFCAAAGLVEQFQQELEVPKVQIPGRRGYTPPPQVPSADAVPIVLIDGKAARLPGDRRTAVRVLAIPAAFPGHRVTLGTGETTLCFDVTPAPGLNWQDVTAVKITKLIDDAGRAGGSGSARPANEGASDEFEGGVVAFGGPAIRFGGPIGLGRFDPRTGAPIYPDTVANPRVVAVPLKLATPTARRIKRMEGLVLGEVTLTNQKLITVTDPAKNTGVPFEGAGQLRMTVVGVTQAKGGGTTVQLLLEYPSPWSVAARRGGNPGGIWPEVPRASNQTPTVQSFDATGKAVPATVASNYTDSSDDGQVLMQHLGLSFRKDAGVPSKLVVVGPRAMTVEVPFVMENVPLP; encoded by the coding sequence ATGAGGCGGCTGTTCGCGACGGTCGGGGCGTTAGGGATGGCGGCAGGCGGCGTGTTCGGAGAGCCGGACTCTGCGCCCGCACCCGCCCCCGCGTCCGTTTCCGCGGGGTCCCCGGCCGAGCTGGTGCCCCGGCTCGGGGCCGACGACTTCCGCACGCGGGAGGCGGCGGTCGCGGCGCTGGAGCGGTCGGGCGCCGCGGCGATCCCGGCGCTCCGCGAAGCGATGAAGTCGGACGACCCGGAAGTACGGTTGCGGGCCGCGACGATCCTCCACAAGCTCCAGCGCACCGCCGACAGTGCCGCCAAGCTGACCCCGGCGAAAATCACCCTCGCCTACAAAAACGTGCCGCTGGGCACCGCGGTCAGCGACCTGAAGACCCGCACCGGGCTGAACCTCAGCTTCGACCTCACCCAGATCGCCGACCCGCTCCGCAAAATCACCTGCGTAACCGGGGAGCTGAGTACGTGGGAGGCTCTGGACGCGTTCTGCGCCGCCGCCGGGCTCGTCGAGCAGTTCCAGCAAGAACTCGAGGTCCCGAAGGTGCAGATCCCCGGGCGCCGCGGGTACACGCCCCCGCCGCAGGTCCCGAGCGCGGACGCGGTCCCCATCGTTCTCATCGACGGCAAGGCGGCGCGGCTGCCCGGCGACCGCCGGACGGCGGTGCGGGTGCTGGCGATCCCGGCGGCGTTCCCGGGGCACCGGGTCACGCTCGGCACCGGCGAAACGACGCTGTGCTTCGATGTCACCCCCGCTCCGGGGCTGAACTGGCAGGACGTGACCGCCGTGAAGATCACCAAGCTCATCGACGACGCCGGCCGCGCCGGCGGGTCCGGTTCGGCGCGGCCGGCCAACGAGGGGGCGTCAGACGAGTTCGAGGGCGGGGTCGTCGCGTTCGGCGGGCCGGCCATTCGGTTCGGCGGGCCGATCGGGCTCGGCCGGTTCGACCCGCGCACCGGGGCACCGATCTACCCGGACACCGTGGCGAACCCGCGCGTCGTCGCCGTGCCGCTGAAACTGGCCACGCCCACCGCACGCCGCATCAAGCGGATGGAGGGGCTGGTGCTGGGCGAGGTCACGCTGACGAACCAGAAGCTCATCACGGTGACCGACCCGGCCAAGAACACGGGCGTCCCCTTCGAGGGGGCCGGCCAGTTGCGCATGACCGTCGTCGGGGTGACCCAGGCGAAGGGCGGGGGCACAACGGTACAGCTCCTGTTGGAGTACCCGTCGCCGTGGTCGGTGGCCGCGCGCCGCGGGGGCAACCCGGGCGGCATCTGGCCGGAGGTGCCGCGGGCGAGCAACCAGACGCCGACCGTGCAGTCCTTCGACGCGACCGGTAAAGCCGTCCCGGCCACGGTCGCCAGCAACTACACCGACTCCAGTGACGACGGCCAGGTGCTCATGCAGCACCTGGGGCTGAGTTTCCGGAAGGACGCCGGCGTGCCGAGCAAACTGGTGGTCGTCGGCCCGCGGGCGATGACCGTTGAGGTGCCGTTCGTGATGGAGAACGTGCCGCTGCCGTGA